From one Butyricimonas faecihominis genomic stretch:
- the dnaK gene encoding molecular chaperone DnaK, translating into MGKIIGIDLGTTNSCVAVMEGNEPVVIPNSEGRRTTPSIVAFVDNGERKVGDPAKRQAITNPTRTIYSIKRFMGETYDQVDKEINRVAYKVVRGENNTPRVEIGDRKYSPQEISAMILQKMKKTAEDYLGQEVSEAVITVPAYFNDAQRQATKEAGEIAGLTVKRIINEPTAAALAYGLDKQDKDMKIAVFDLGGGTFDISILELGDGVFEVKSTDGDTHLGGDDFDDVIINWLADEFKKDENVDIRKDPMAHQRLKEAAEKAKIELSSSTSTEINLPYIFPVDGIPKHLVRTLTRSQFEQLTDHLVQATIEPCRRALKNANVSASDISEVILVGGSTRIPAVQKKVEEFFGKAPSKGVNPDEVVAVGAAIQGGVLTGEVKDVLLLDVTPLSLGIETLGGVMTKLIESNTTIPTKKSEVFSTAADNQPSVEIHVLQGERPMAKDNKTIGRFHLDGLPPAPRGVPQIEVSFDIDANGILKVSAKDKATGKEQSIRIEASSGLSDSDIKRMKDEAAANAEADKKEKERIDTINKADSMIFQTEKQLKEFGDKLPADKKQPIEAALQKLKDAHKAQDVTAINSAIDELNNVFQAASQEMYNAQQQQGGAQQGAPHADQQQQANNGGKDQEVTDVDFEEVK; encoded by the coding sequence ATGGGAAAGATTATTGGTATAGACTTGGGAACCACGAACTCTTGCGTTGCCGTAATGGAAGGTAACGAGCCGGTGGTGATTCCGAACAGTGAAGGTAGGAGAACAACACCATCTATTGTTGCTTTTGTTGACAATGGCGAAAGAAAAGTAGGTGACCCTGCAAAACGTCAGGCTATCACGAACCCGACGAGAACAATATATTCTATCAAACGTTTCATGGGTGAAACCTATGATCAGGTAGATAAAGAAATCAATCGTGTAGCTTATAAAGTGGTAAGAGGAGAAAACAATACCCCGCGTGTTGAAATCGGAGACCGTAAATATTCCCCGCAGGAAATCTCTGCCATGATTCTTCAGAAAATGAAGAAAACAGCCGAAGATTATTTAGGACAAGAGGTATCTGAGGCGGTAATTACCGTTCCCGCATATTTTAACGACGCTCAACGTCAAGCTACGAAAGAGGCCGGAGAAATTGCCGGGTTGACAGTGAAACGTATTATCAACGAGCCGACGGCCGCAGCATTGGCTTACGGATTGGATAAACAAGATAAAGATATGAAGATCGCTGTCTTCGACTTGGGAGGTGGTACCTTCGATATTTCTATCTTGGAATTAGGTGACGGAGTGTTCGAGGTAAAATCAACCGATGGTGATACCCACCTAGGAGGTGATGACTTCGATGACGTGATCATCAACTGGTTGGCTGACGAGTTCAAGAAAGACGAGAACGTGGACATCCGGAAAGACCCGATGGCTCACCAACGTCTGAAAGAGGCTGCCGAGAAAGCTAAAATCGAGCTTTCCAGTTCAACCTCCACGGAAATCAACTTGCCGTACATATTCCCGGTTGACGGAATTCCAAAGCACTTGGTAAGAACCTTGACCCGGTCACAATTCGAGCAATTGACAGACCATCTGGTGCAAGCTACGATCGAGCCTTGTCGTCGTGCATTGAAGAATGCAAACGTGAGTGCATCAGACATCAGCGAGGTAATTCTGGTAGGTGGTTCTACCCGTATCCCGGCTGTTCAGAAGAAAGTTGAGGAGTTCTTTGGAAAAGCTCCTTCCAAGGGAGTTAACCCGGACGAAGTTGTTGCCGTTGGTGCCGCTATCCAAGGTGGTGTATTAACCGGAGAAGTTAAAGACGTGTTGTTACTTGACGTAACCCCGCTTTCTTTAGGTATCGAAACATTAGGTGGAGTGATGACGAAGTTGATTGAATCCAACACCACGATCCCGACCAAGAAATCAGAAGTATTCTCCACGGCTGCCGATAACCAACCGTCTGTTGAGATTCACGTGTTGCAAGGAGAACGTCCTATGGCAAAAGACAACAAGACAATCGGACGTTTCCACTTGGACGGACTACCACCAGCCCCGCGTGGAGTACCACAGATCGAGGTTAGTTTTGACATTGATGCCAATGGTATTCTGAAAGTATCTGCAAAAGATAAAGCTACTGGAAAAGAGCAATCTATCCGAATCGAAGCTTCATCCGGACTTTCCGACTCCGACATCAAGAGAATGAAGGACGAGGCTGCCGCTAATGCAGAGGCTGACAAGAAGGAAAAAGAGCGGATTGACACGATCAATAAAGCCGACAGCATGATCTTCCAAACAGAAAAACAATTGAAAGAGTTTGGAGACAAATTGCCTGCCGACAAGAAACAACCGATCGAGGCTGCCCTGCAAAAACTGAAAGACGCTCACAAGGCTCAGGACGTTACCGCTATCAATTCGGCTATTGATGAACTGAACAACGTGTTCCAGGCTGCATCTCAAGAAATGTACAATGCCCAACAACAACAAGGCGGTGCACAACAAGGAGCCCCTCACGCTGATCAACAACAACAAGCGAACAATGGTGGAAAAGACCAAGAAGTAACTGACGTTGACTTCGAGGAAGTGAAGTAA
- a CDS encoding helix-turn-helix domain-containing protein has protein sequence MPAAKFEIKRKCQVCRQEFIAKTIESWYCSKRCSNIAYKRRKDEEKRNQRLDEIVKSIPKHQDYIKVSEAYAMFGISKDTLYRLIHKGTISHINLGTNQIRVSKEELLKLYPLRKKALTKPKPVAKLYSLEPKDCYTIGEISKKFHLEDSTVYLHIRKYSIPTRQIGNFVYVPKKEIDNLYKGMKQ, from the coding sequence ATGCCAGCAGCAAAGTTCGAGATAAAGCGCAAATGCCAGGTGTGTCGTCAGGAGTTCATCGCCAAGACCATAGAATCGTGGTATTGCTCCAAACGCTGTTCCAACATTGCCTATAAGCGCAGGAAAGACGAAGAGAAGCGGAATCAGCGATTGGATGAAATTGTAAAGAGCATCCCGAAGCACCAAGATTACATCAAGGTGTCGGAAGCTTATGCCATGTTCGGCATCAGCAAAGATACGCTGTATCGTCTGATACATAAAGGGACTATTTCGCACATAAATCTTGGAACTAACCAAATCCGTGTCAGCAAAGAAGAACTGCTGAAACTCTATCCGCTACGAAAGAAAGCTCTGACAAAACCCAAACCCGTTGCAAAACTATATAGCTTGGAGCCTAAAGACTGTTATACTATCGGCGAAATATCCAAGAAGTTTCATTTAGAAGACAGTACGGTCTATCTACATATCCGTAAATACTCTATCCCTACCCGGCAGATAGGTAACTTCGTTTATGTGCCCAAGAAAGAAATTGATAACCTATATAAAGGGATGAAGCAATGA
- a CDS encoding tetratricopeptide repeat protein, producing MEEVVNKSIQVIGFTRNADFQLPVLNANKELLQENIILLRVGCQHEEFLNVLQEVQAEDIMLVDLDRVALPVLNALGQAYGKTERKDHVYYVSNRKRKLWLGFVDAVLWRGDRSITDSPVLIGNKSLFMKAYAGDDLDGNLLRAVSYSLQKAFVKFGTLEVPVTWKDSENVSNPAVNYFWKIPFRFLTTGRFFTTLFDVSGRSRRDMTFRMLMLLFGLFVFFYMPYISKDYGISGDEFVDHRHSGYVLDFFTKGDKAALNQPKTALHLYGNSMQVVAAVVANVIGADDVYAVRHVVCALVGALGVIAIGLLGMRFGGGLCGLISMLLLFFSPRFFGHSMNNLKDIPFAVGYLVAIFYFVRMFDRYPVVKLRHMIGAMLGIALALGTRSGGLLLFPYLLMYGGLFYILWVGFKEFYKFMKYRKEVENILFLIILVLFVGYFLSIITWPFALARPFTNVVVSLKEFTNYNIGLRTIFEGEQMMSNMLPVHYAPKYLMIGSPLVVVAGFIGYLFFMAFRKKEFSLLSFFILFSLVFPVFWVIYQKSNLYGGIRHLLFVMPFMVLLAARFWTLMLSVSPKYLKGVMVVVFVGLLFLPARHMAVNHPNDYVYFSELVGGLRGAYGDYETDYYYNSLKKGVDWFKKNVDYKGRPLRIVTNHSANLQHYFRKDTNVTIVYSRYYDKFSKEWDYMIFDNVYINSFQLKNGLFPVKEGFLYSVDADGLPMCVVGERTSRDDYEAIKLEEQKKYPEAIAKLENYLKDHPWNEEMWMRLSRMYYTIGKPEEALRCTGESLKWQPQLMDALNIRALSALDLKKFTTAHQAVDAMLAQNDVASSSYYVKGLIYYTEGKDKEALDYVNKALRYNGGNVQALALGGDILRRNGSYSKAIEPYEKVVRAKRADERVLLSLAECYCRVNNYKLLEQVSSLLHEQGRDKEALQKIELRALIQQKRMEDAEKLLKQMSGVKEDSEFVLLRALCELAAGRRATAAEMAQKAVELDPKNREAIELQRFLSKEMEIRK from the coding sequence GTGGAAGAAGTCGTAAATAAGTCTATTCAGGTAATTGGTTTCACGAGAAATGCCGATTTTCAATTACCCGTTTTAAATGCCAATAAAGAATTATTGCAGGAGAATATCATCCTGCTGCGGGTTGGTTGTCAGCATGAAGAGTTTCTAAACGTGTTACAAGAGGTACAGGCCGAGGATATAATGCTTGTCGATCTGGATCGGGTGGCCCTGCCCGTGTTGAACGCTCTTGGGCAAGCTTACGGAAAAACGGAACGAAAGGATCATGTTTATTACGTGAGTAACCGGAAACGTAAGCTGTGGCTTGGGTTTGTGGATGCAGTCCTGTGGCGAGGTGATCGGAGTATCACGGATTCTCCTGTGTTGATCGGTAACAAGTCTTTGTTCATGAAGGCTTACGCCGGGGATGACTTGGACGGAAATCTATTGCGGGCTGTGAGTTACAGTTTACAGAAAGCTTTCGTGAAATTCGGGACCTTGGAGGTGCCTGTTACTTGGAAAGATTCGGAAAACGTTTCGAACCCTGCCGTGAATTATTTTTGGAAGATACCTTTTCGTTTTTTGACCACAGGCCGTTTCTTTACCACCTTGTTTGATGTTTCCGGTCGGTCTCGTCGGGATATGACATTCCGAATGCTTATGCTGTTATTCGGTTTGTTCGTCTTTTTTTACATGCCTTATATCAGCAAGGATTACGGGATTAGCGGGGACGAGTTTGTCGATCACCGGCATTCCGGTTATGTGCTTGATTTCTTCACGAAAGGAGATAAGGCCGCGTTGAATCAGCCGAAAACGGCTTTACATCTTTACGGTAATTCGATGCAGGTCGTGGCGGCCGTTGTGGCTAACGTGATCGGTGCGGATGATGTCTATGCCGTGCGCCATGTCGTGTGTGCCTTGGTGGGAGCTTTGGGGGTAATTGCGATCGGTCTGTTGGGAATGCGTTTCGGGGGAGGGTTGTGTGGACTGATTTCCATGTTGTTACTCTTTTTTTCGCCTCGTTTCTTCGGGCATAGTATGAATAACCTGAAGGACATTCCGTTTGCCGTGGGATACTTGGTTGCCATATTCTACTTCGTGCGGATGTTCGATCGTTATCCCGTGGTCAAACTACGACACATGATCGGGGCCATGCTGGGAATCGCTTTGGCACTGGGAACCCGTTCCGGGGGCTTGCTTTTGTTCCCGTACTTGTTGATGTATGGCGGTTTGTTTTACATCTTGTGGGTCGGATTTAAGGAGTTTTATAAATTTATGAAATATCGTAAGGAAGTCGAAAACATTCTGTTTTTGATTATACTCGTTTTATTTGTTGGGTATTTCTTGTCTATCATCACGTGGCCTTTCGCGTTGGCTCGCCCGTTTACTAACGTGGTTGTGTCGTTAAAGGAATTCACGAATTATAATATCGGGTTGCGCACGATATTCGAGGGCGAACAGATGATGTCGAATATGTTGCCTGTCCATTACGCCCCGAAATACCTGATGATTGGGTCTCCCTTAGTGGTGGTGGCCGGTTTTATCGGTTACCTCTTTTTCATGGCTTTCCGGAAGAAGGAATTCTCTCTGTTGTCGTTCTTCATTTTATTCTCACTGGTATTTCCCGTGTTTTGGGTGATTTACCAGAAATCAAATTTGTACGGGGGAATTCGTCATTTGTTGTTCGTGATGCCTTTCATGGTGTTGTTGGCAGCCCGGTTCTGGACGTTAATGTTATCTGTTTCCCCTAAATATTTGAAGGGCGTTATGGTGGTCGTGTTTGTTGGGTTGTTATTCCTGCCTGCACGTCACATGGCCGTGAATCATCCCAATGACTATGTTTATTTTAGCGAGTTGGTGGGAGGATTGCGAGGTGCTTACGGGGATTACGAAACAGACTATTATTATAATTCCTTGAAGAAAGGGGTGGATTGGTTCAAGAAGAACGTGGATTATAAGGGACGTCCTCTCCGGATCGTGACGAATCATAGTGCGAATCTGCAACATTATTTCCGGAAAGATACGAATGTAACCATCGTGTATAGTCGGTATTACGATAAATTCAGCAAGGAGTGGGATTACATGATATTCGATAACGTGTATATCAATAGTTTCCAGTTGAAAAATGGTCTTTTCCCGGTGAAAGAGGGCTTTTTGTACTCGGTGGATGCCGATGGGTTGCCGATGTGCGTGGTGGGTGAGAGAACGTCTAGGGATGATTACGAGGCGATCAAGTTGGAGGAACAGAAGAAGTACCCGGAGGCGATCGCGAAATTGGAGAATTATTTGAAGGATCACCCGTGGAACGAGGAAATGTGGATGCGTTTATCCCGGATGTACTACACGATCGGCAAGCCGGAGGAGGCTCTTCGGTGTACGGGTGAATCTCTGAAATGGCAACCGCAGTTGATGGATGCGTTGAATATCCGGGCGTTGAGTGCTTTGGATTTGAAAAAGTTCACGACGGCTCATCAGGCGGTTGACGCGATGTTGGCCCAAAATGATGTGGCATCTTCTTCTTATTATGTGAAGGGGTTGATTTACTACACGGAGGGAAAGGATAAGGAGGCGTTGGACTATGTCAATAAAGCGTTGAGGTATAACGGTGGAAACGTGCAGGCGTTGGCCTTAGGTGGGGATATTCTACGGCGAAACGGGAGTTATTCGAAAGCGATAGAACCTTACGAGAAGGTGGTGAGAGCCAAACGGGCGGATGAGCGGGTGTTGCTTTCTTTGGCGGAATGTTACTGTCGTGTGAATAACTACAAGTTACTGGAACAGGTCTCGTCATTGTTACACGAGCAAGGGCGGGATAAAGAGGCGTTGCAGAAGATTGAACTCCGGGCTTTGATTCAGCAAAAACGCATGGAGGATGCCGAGAAATTGTTGAAACAGATGAGCGGGGTTAAGGAGGATAGCGAGTTTGTATTGTTACGTGCGCTATGTGAACTTGCCGCGGGACGCCGGGCTACTGCCGCTGAAATGGCTCAAAAGGCGGTGGAACTGGACCCGAAGAACAGGGAGGCGATTGAATTACAGCGTTTCTTGTCGAAAGAAATGGAGATTCGGAAATAA
- a CDS encoding site-specific integrase — protein MKKALANTRVSVKLRKSEYREEWYLYVEAYPVFQADKPTPQRVREYLSRTITTPIWDKSRNARTDKDGKTTYKLKRDLNGIIQCKSQLDQESCIYADKVRSLRQKEYDNASLYSETDAEQAEQLERSRCNFIDYFDHVQRLRHAHSSDSIIINWKRVHELLKIFAKGDTILFSQIDLKLIESFRMFLLNAPQGGGKKGVISQNTASTYFSIFKAALKQAFIDGYLTVDIGAKIKGIQGQESRREYLTIEELNRLAQTPCDPLLKRAALFSALTGLRHCDIQKLKWSEIEVFNGGYRLNFTQQKTKGVEYMPISEQAFQLCGERKDGEQLVFGGLPDPSWINRPIKKWVAEAGITKHITYHCFRHSYATLQLAGGTDIYTVSKMLGHTNVRTTQVYAKVVDAKKEEATKTIKLDLPYY, from the coding sequence ATGAAGAAAGCGTTGGCCAATACACGAGTTTCAGTAAAACTCCGCAAATCGGAATACCGCGAGGAATGGTACCTGTATGTTGAAGCTTATCCGGTTTTCCAAGCAGACAAACCCACTCCCCAAAGAGTGCGTGAATATCTGAGCCGTACTATAACCACTCCCATATGGGATAAGTCGCGGAATGCCCGAACCGACAAAGACGGCAAGACCACTTATAAGCTAAAGCGTGACTTGAACGGCATCATCCAATGCAAATCTCAATTAGACCAAGAATCGTGTATCTATGCCGACAAGGTGAGGAGCCTGCGCCAAAAGGAATACGATAACGCTTCGCTTTATTCTGAAACGGATGCAGAACAGGCAGAGCAGCTAGAGCGTTCACGTTGCAACTTCATAGACTACTTCGACCATGTGCAACGGTTACGCCACGCCCATAGCTCCGATTCCATTATCATCAACTGGAAGCGTGTACATGAATTGTTGAAAATCTTTGCGAAAGGAGATACCATCCTTTTCTCACAGATTGACTTGAAGTTGATAGAATCATTCCGTATGTTCCTATTGAACGCCCCACAGGGAGGAGGCAAGAAAGGTGTCATCTCGCAAAATACGGCATCCACTTATTTCTCCATATTCAAGGCTGCATTGAAGCAGGCTTTCATTGACGGCTATTTGACGGTTGATATTGGGGCAAAGATCAAGGGTATTCAAGGTCAAGAAAGCCGTAGGGAATACTTGACCATTGAAGAACTGAACCGCTTGGCTCAAACTCCATGCGACCCGTTGTTGAAGCGTGCCGCCCTCTTTTCTGCACTTACCGGGCTTCGTCATTGTGACATTCAAAAGTTGAAGTGGTCAGAGATAGAGGTATTCAATGGTGGTTACCGTTTGAACTTTACTCAGCAAAAGACCAAAGGCGTTGAGTATATGCCTATATCCGAACAAGCATTTCAATTATGTGGTGAAAGGAAGGACGGCGAACAATTAGTTTTTGGCGGACTGCCAGACCCGTCATGGATTAACCGTCCGATAAAGAAATGGGTTGCAGAAGCCGGAATAACGAAGCACATCACCTACCATTGTTTTAGGCACTCGTATGCAACCCTGCAACTCGCCGGAGGAACAGACATTTATACTGTTAGCAAAATGCTTGGTCATACGAATGTCCGTACAACTCAAGTGTATGCAAAGGTTGTTGATGCTAAAAAGGAAGAGGCTACCAAGACGATTAAGCTTGATTTACCGTATTATTGA
- the istB gene encoding IS21-like element helper ATPase IstB — translation MEQNENQDSIRERIRAYAFDLKLPLVRRDIDLLIQQGLDERWNLWMFTAELLRQEKENRSENQRRHRIKNAAFPQLRYLNEIDTDALPPEARKALPNLETLDFIKEGRNLILYGNPGTGKTHLATALGIAACNAGYSVLFTSVPRLLTQIRECRNAMTLRALENKFERYDMVICDEFGYVSCDKAGAEMLFNHLSLRTDKKTTVITTNLAFNRWDEIIADKVLVTAMVDRLTHKAILLNMTGKSYRMKETQDMINKQI, via the coding sequence ATGGAACAAAACGAAAATCAAGACTCCATACGCGAACGGATACGTGCGTATGCCTTCGACCTCAAACTCCCTCTGGTACGACGCGACATCGACCTGCTTATACAGCAAGGACTTGATGAACGATGGAACCTGTGGATGTTCACGGCCGAACTCCTGCGTCAGGAAAAAGAAAACCGCTCGGAGAACCAGCGTCGGCATCGCATCAAAAATGCCGCGTTCCCACAGTTGCGATACCTCAACGAAATAGACACGGACGCGCTTCCGCCAGAAGCGCGGAAGGCCTTGCCAAACCTTGAGACACTTGATTTCATCAAGGAAGGGCGCAACCTTATACTATACGGGAATCCCGGTACCGGAAAGACCCATCTGGCTACAGCCTTGGGGATTGCGGCCTGTAACGCGGGATACTCCGTACTGTTCACTTCCGTGCCCAGACTGCTTACGCAGATAAGGGAATGCCGGAACGCAATGACACTAAGGGCACTCGAGAACAAGTTCGAACGATACGACATGGTCATCTGCGACGAGTTCGGATACGTTTCTTGTGACAAGGCGGGAGCGGAGATGTTGTTCAACCATCTGTCACTCAGAACTGACAAGAAAACAACCGTCATTACAACAAATCTCGCATTCAACAGATGGGACGAGATTATTGCAGACAAAGTACTAGTTACAGCAATGGTAGACAGGCTAACGCACAAGGCGATTCTACTGAACATGACGGGAAAATCGTACAGAATGAAAGAAACACAAGATATGATAAATAAACAAATTTAA
- the istA gene encoding IS21 family transposase: MEERDSIILAYRRDGLSIREIARRNGMSRKTVRKYLRAFEQAVGDNPDAEAMDTYLQQPVRYDSSKRVRRVMNQQVMEAIDGFMARNRSNAAAGLRKQQMRKIDMWRRLRDQGIEIAYSTVCQYVRALEVAVSAPAKSPAAFIRQEYEPGFRCEFDWGVLTLWIAGVKTKLHMAVFTMNHSNLRRAYLFSREDTLALMEAHRNCFRALGGTPQVMAYDNMRVAVKKFLGQEREHTDALRRMELHYCFTPHFCNPRSGWEKGKVERSVEHIRRRAFAYDVRFGSLEQAQCHLDKVCDRLNGEASNMSAQEKKERVQADIAALRPLDHGDMGCFEQRHARVGKYSTITVDGVHYSVPDRLVGREVPIKMYSERIVVLDGRDKVATHVRSRRLGDWCIDLMHYLGTFLRKPAALGRSTAMRQVHPDVAALFRKHFTDSPRSFVELLVFTRDNQRTYADILAAADRLSSRGLKRLSSEQLSAEMLASDGNGTANVRQDAATLTPSDPQQTAIEESASQTLDTLSAMIGCGATQQPVNKVTV, translated from the coding sequence ATGGAAGAAAGAGATTCCATAATTCTCGCCTATAGGCGTGACGGATTGAGCATCCGTGAGATCGCCCGTCGTAACGGCATGAGCCGCAAGACTGTACGCAAGTATCTCCGGGCTTTCGAACAAGCGGTCGGTGACAACCCCGATGCGGAAGCAATGGACACGTACCTGCAGCAGCCGGTGCGCTATGACAGCAGCAAACGTGTCCGCAGAGTGATGAACCAGCAGGTGATGGAGGCGATAGACGGCTTCATGGCCCGCAACCGGTCTAATGCCGCGGCCGGATTGCGCAAGCAGCAGATGCGCAAGATTGACATGTGGCGCCGGTTGCGCGATCAAGGCATAGAGATTGCCTATTCGACGGTATGCCAGTATGTCCGTGCATTGGAAGTGGCGGTGTCCGCTCCAGCCAAGTCCCCGGCGGCGTTCATCCGCCAGGAGTATGAACCGGGGTTCCGGTGCGAGTTTGACTGGGGCGTGCTGACACTTTGGATTGCCGGTGTCAAGACGAAGCTGCACATGGCCGTGTTCACGATGAACCATAGCAACCTGCGGCGGGCATACCTGTTCTCCCGCGAGGACACGTTGGCCCTGATGGAAGCACACCGCAACTGCTTCCGTGCTTTGGGGGGCACGCCGCAAGTAATGGCCTACGATAACATGCGGGTGGCCGTCAAGAAGTTCCTTGGACAGGAGCGCGAACATACCGATGCCCTGCGCCGCATGGAACTCCACTATTGTTTCACCCCTCATTTCTGTAATCCGCGTTCGGGATGGGAGAAAGGTAAGGTGGAGCGTTCGGTGGAACATATCCGCCGGCGGGCTTTCGCCTATGATGTCCGTTTCGGTTCGCTGGAGCAGGCGCAGTGTCATCTTGACAAGGTCTGTGACAGGCTCAACGGGGAGGCTTCCAACATGTCTGCGCAAGAGAAGAAGGAGCGCGTACAGGCCGATATTGCGGCTTTGCGGCCGCTTGACCACGGTGACATGGGCTGCTTTGAGCAGCGGCATGCCCGTGTCGGGAAGTATTCCACCATTACCGTCGATGGTGTGCATTACTCTGTGCCTGACCGGCTTGTCGGTCGGGAGGTACCCATAAAGATGTATTCCGAGCGTATTGTCGTGCTTGACGGTCGCGACAAGGTAGCCACGCATGTACGCTCCCGGCGTCTCGGTGACTGGTGTATCGACCTGATGCACTATCTGGGCACGTTCCTTCGCAAGCCTGCGGCGTTGGGACGATCCACGGCCATGCGACAGGTACACCCGGACGTGGCGGCACTGTTTCGCAAACATTTTACGGATTCTCCCAGATCGTTTGTCGAACTGCTCGTGTTTACCCGTGACAACCAGCGCACTTATGCCGACATACTGGCTGCGGCAGACCGTCTGTCCTCCCGGGGACTCAAACGCCTGTCTTCCGAACAATTGAGCGCCGAGATGCTGGCCAGTGACGGCAATGGAACCGCAAACGTCCGTCAAGACGCGGCCACCCTGACCCCGTCCGATCCACAACAGACCGCCATTGAAGAATCGGCCTCACAGACATTGGACACACTTTCGGCGATGATCGGATGTGGCGCCACACAACAACCTGTAAACAAAGTTACCGTCTAA